One segment of Longimicrobium sp. DNA contains the following:
- a CDS encoding AAA domain-containing protein, which yields MAHPEDPALRLTGSLAAQHFRFRCDRRLRWEMVPPALRGIEIPRASARPGMGLLTQAGRVFERRKLAQLERRFPGVVLSAGRNEHGDAVKLAYDRVVEALRHPGETRWIVQPELLLRDPEAFAARHGVDPRIAIQPAQPDLIRIRRGKDGRARFGVVDIKWSRNGTLQHFAQVAFYGLLLEEICRAEGIDGVAETRRAWIWTRGASKPRPFALAAYRHHVRELLRDDLARVAACTPAEAAWHLMPLCAGCGFFDHCRAQADREDDLSRVHGITPVARQVLNARGIRTVGELQKRGFNKGVYTGSHALEANETQLKARVQALRFNKVFDVEGRTHRMGMGEGVRILLTAESDPVTGLCFAVGARVEAGGRGIARVFVCEKGHPRAERRMLGEFLDHLGAALAEEANPGRSMHFFVYESLEMEILRGLLQRHLGDVDAQPAIAAMAALLFPGGDGARPASTAPGTVLLDVVAELYAIPVPYAWELARVSEALQPEVKPWVHRPRGTYGSPFSSQVAFERIHNVWNRRPFRVGELEQSPYEVRAEIVRTVESKLSALDSVVRAVRDRAVRRKGETRLKLQAATFAANPSSGDPIADPLLESLRMLTELEAAEESTAIRSLHALPTHDRARRFECIRGVTLEEMREDGSAVFSFDPECREAKFRPGDFALLLTNDDGHTLTDTHHKPWLRRKLAAEMVDYDLAADPPRMTLASEYGFARAEKEGLIDFGRVCVLDKAEADFNTRRVVATLRALAAGRGEAELVRGLLRGERPTDWLLAPFDADVAWGDAVAPASAAFGRPVLNAEQEEAWRGVFGREISVVWGPPGTGKTYLLAWMLIGIAAAAKRAGRPCRILVSAATHRAVVNVLVRIARELAASGIPNPLRLVKLEGRGSEADADLHGLDALHPDTHLKRILAESDARNEPVVVGSTVWSLWKQMRAMNGASSDEEEETGDAPVRPLFDVVVIDEASQMKVADSLIALSSIRRGGRVILCGDDRQLAPIIRGSYDAENTLFGSAFSHFSAKFGHFMLRESRRMNQALVRYPRRVFYPGLVSKVPDWRLTLRAPAAFADPLDACLWDTFFRPDDAVVFCTYDGVRATARNPFEAGLVARLARLARVGMRDPTTGEPYTAETFRGHAFAAISPHRAQNSAILGELVAGGWPREELPVVDTVERMQGNEREMIVVSYAVADREYAEREASFLLNPNRFNVAITRPRAKLVVFISQDVLRTLPRDEQVMGGSLAVKGYAEAAGPVRHVELPAPDGTTVTARCHLWTLDPPPGPATSL from the coding sequence ATGGCCCACCCCGAAGATCCGGCGCTCCGCCTCACCGGGTCGCTTGCCGCACAGCACTTCCGCTTCCGCTGCGACCGCCGCCTCCGCTGGGAGATGGTGCCGCCCGCGTTGCGCGGCATCGAGATCCCCAGGGCGAGCGCGCGGCCGGGAATGGGACTCCTTACGCAGGCGGGGCGGGTGTTCGAGCGGCGGAAGCTGGCGCAGCTCGAACGCCGCTTTCCCGGCGTCGTGCTCTCGGCCGGGCGCAACGAGCACGGCGATGCGGTCAAGCTCGCGTATGATCGCGTCGTCGAGGCGCTGCGCCATCCGGGGGAGACGCGGTGGATCGTGCAGCCGGAGCTTCTGCTGCGCGATCCGGAGGCGTTCGCGGCGCGGCATGGGGTCGATCCGCGCATCGCCATCCAGCCCGCGCAGCCGGACCTGATCCGCATCCGGCGCGGCAAGGACGGGCGGGCGCGGTTCGGCGTGGTGGACATCAAGTGGAGCCGCAACGGGACGCTCCAGCACTTCGCGCAGGTGGCGTTCTATGGGCTCCTGCTGGAGGAGATCTGCCGTGCGGAGGGGATCGACGGCGTGGCGGAGACGAGGCGCGCGTGGATCTGGACGCGCGGTGCCTCGAAGCCGCGGCCGTTCGCGCTCGCCGCGTATCGTCACCACGTACGCGAGCTGCTGCGCGATGACCTGGCGCGCGTGGCCGCGTGCACACCCGCCGAGGCCGCGTGGCACCTGATGCCGCTGTGCGCGGGGTGCGGCTTCTTCGACCACTGCCGCGCCCAGGCCGACCGCGAGGACGACCTGTCGCGCGTGCACGGCATCACTCCCGTCGCGCGGCAGGTGCTCAACGCGCGCGGCATCCGCACGGTGGGCGAGCTGCAGAAGCGCGGGTTCAACAAGGGCGTGTACACCGGCTCGCACGCGCTGGAGGCGAACGAGACGCAGCTCAAGGCGCGCGTGCAGGCGTTGCGCTTCAACAAGGTCTTCGACGTCGAAGGGCGCACCCACCGCATGGGGATGGGCGAGGGGGTGCGCATCCTCCTCACGGCCGAAAGCGATCCCGTCACGGGGCTCTGCTTCGCGGTGGGCGCGAGGGTGGAGGCGGGGGGGCGGGGAATCGCGCGCGTCTTCGTGTGCGAGAAGGGGCATCCGCGGGCGGAGCGGCGGATGCTGGGCGAGTTCCTGGACCACCTGGGCGCGGCGCTCGCGGAGGAGGCCAATCCGGGGCGCTCGATGCACTTCTTTGTCTACGAATCGCTGGAGATGGAGATCCTGCGCGGGCTCCTTCAGCGCCACCTGGGGGACGTGGATGCACAGCCGGCGATCGCCGCGATGGCCGCGCTTCTCTTCCCCGGCGGGGACGGGGCACGGCCGGCATCGACCGCGCCGGGGACGGTCCTGCTGGACGTGGTGGCGGAGCTGTACGCGATCCCGGTGCCCTATGCCTGGGAGCTGGCGCGCGTCTCCGAGGCGCTGCAGCCAGAGGTGAAGCCGTGGGTCCATCGTCCGCGCGGCACGTACGGATCGCCCTTCTCAAGCCAGGTGGCGTTCGAGCGCATCCACAACGTCTGGAACCGCCGCCCCTTTCGCGTGGGCGAGCTGGAGCAGAGCCCGTACGAGGTGCGCGCGGAGATCGTGCGCACGGTGGAGTCGAAGCTGTCGGCGCTGGACTCGGTGGTGCGCGCCGTCCGCGACCGGGCGGTGCGGCGCAAGGGCGAGACGCGCCTGAAGCTGCAGGCCGCGACATTCGCCGCGAATCCATCGTCAGGCGATCCCATCGCGGACCCGCTGCTGGAGTCGCTGCGCATGCTCACCGAGCTGGAGGCGGCGGAGGAGAGCACCGCCATCCGCTCGCTCCACGCGCTGCCTACGCACGACCGCGCGCGCCGCTTCGAATGCATCCGCGGCGTCACGCTGGAGGAGATGCGGGAGGATGGCAGCGCGGTGTTCAGCTTCGATCCCGAGTGCCGCGAGGCCAAGTTCCGCCCCGGCGACTTCGCGCTCCTGCTGACCAACGACGACGGCCACACGCTCACCGACACGCACCACAAGCCGTGGCTGCGCCGCAAGTTGGCCGCGGAGATGGTGGACTACGATCTCGCCGCCGACCCGCCGCGCATGACGCTGGCCTCCGAGTACGGCTTTGCGCGCGCGGAGAAGGAGGGACTGATCGACTTCGGCCGCGTCTGCGTGCTGGACAAGGCGGAGGCCGACTTCAACACACGCCGCGTCGTCGCCACGCTGCGCGCCCTCGCCGCTGGACGGGGTGAGGCGGAGCTCGTGCGCGGGCTGCTGCGCGGCGAGCGCCCGACCGACTGGCTCCTGGCGCCCTTTGACGCGGATGTGGCATGGGGAGACGCCGTGGCCCCCGCGAGCGCCGCCTTCGGTCGCCCGGTGCTGAACGCGGAGCAGGAGGAGGCGTGGCGCGGGGTCTTCGGCAGGGAGATCTCCGTCGTCTGGGGGCCGCCGGGGACGGGGAAGACTTACCTGCTGGCGTGGATGCTGATCGGGATCGCGGCGGCGGCGAAGCGCGCGGGGCGGCCCTGCCGAATCCTGGTGAGCGCCGCCACGCACCGCGCCGTCGTAAACGTGCTGGTGCGGATCGCGCGCGAGCTGGCGGCGAGCGGCATCCCTAACCCGCTGCGCCTGGTGAAGCTGGAGGGGCGGGGAAGCGAGGCGGACGCCGACCTGCACGGCCTCGACGCCCTCCATCCGGACACGCACCTCAAGCGAATCCTCGCCGAGTCCGACGCGCGCAACGAGCCGGTGGTGGTGGGCTCCACCGTCTGGTCGCTTTGGAAGCAGATGCGGGCGATGAATGGCGCCTCGTCGGATGAAGAGGAGGAGACGGGCGACGCGCCGGTCCGCCCGCTCTTCGACGTGGTGGTGATCGACGAGGCGTCGCAGATGAAGGTGGCGGACTCGCTGATCGCGCTCTCGTCTATCCGCCGCGGCGGGCGTGTGATCCTGTGCGGCGACGACCGGCAGCTCGCCCCCATCATCCGCGGCAGCTACGACGCGGAGAACACCCTCTTCGGCTCTGCCTTCTCGCACTTCTCGGCGAAGTTCGGGCACTTCATGCTGCGCGAGAGCCGGCGGATGAACCAGGCGCTGGTCCGCTACCCGCGCCGCGTCTTCTATCCGGGGCTCGTCTCCAAGGTGCCGGACTGGCGGCTCACGCTGAGAGCACCCGCTGCTTTCGCCGACCCGTTGGACGCGTGCCTCTGGGACACCTTCTTCCGCCCCGACGACGCGGTCGTCTTCTGCACCTACGACGGCGTGCGCGCCACCGCCCGCAACCCGTTCGAGGCCGGCCTCGTCGCCCGTCTCGCGCGGCTGGCGCGTGTGGGGATGCGCGACCCAACCACCGGCGAGCCGTACACGGCCGAGACGTTCCGCGGGCACGCCTTCGCCGCCATCTCGCCACACCGCGCGCAGAACAGCGCCATCCTGGGCGAGCTGGTTGCGGGCGGCTGGCCGCGCGAGGAGCTTCCCGTAGTCGACACGGTGGAGCGGATGCAGGGGAACGAGCGCGAGATGATCGTCGTCTCCTACGCCGTGGCGGACCGGGAGTACGCGGAGCGCGAGGCGTCGTTCCTCCTCAATCCGAACCGCTTCAACGTCGCCATCACCCGCCCGCGTGCCAAGCTGGTCGTCTTCATCAGCCAGGACGTCCTGCGCACCCTCCCGCGCGACGAGCAGGTGATGGGCGGGTCGCTGGCGGTGAAGGGGTACGCCGAAGCCGCCGGCCCCGTCCGCCACGTCGAGCTCCCCGCTCCCGACGGCACAACGGTCACCGCGCGCTGCCACCTGTGGACGCTGGATCCGCCGCCGGGGCCGGCGACGTCACTGTAA
- a CDS encoding VWA domain-containing protein: MIPELTLAHPALRHLIALFPVVALIALLLWVRRRRDAAASLGDPALVRRLAPALERLPRRRVALLVLAALLLGIAAAGPTWGREPVAAPRVADVVLILDASNSMLVEDVRPNRLERQRTLARDFLKRVQGARVAIVVFAGAGYVVAPLTRDYDALDAYLEALAPEMVPQGGTSLSHAMRQGAALLFGGPGEQARGALVLMSDGDALEELRDVELAATLLGRAGIAVHAVGIGTPAGGPVPDVQPGTGRRIGYKRDLDGSIARSALGEPLLQRVAAVTRGSYRPIGTASAAEMAAAVNTVRPGGPDWTQVRPGNRYEWFLGAALVLLALDSVLESGVLRRRRRVREEAVWG, from the coding sequence GTGATCCCCGAGCTGACGCTGGCGCATCCGGCGCTGCGGCACCTGATCGCGCTCTTCCCCGTGGTCGCGCTGATCGCGCTGCTGCTGTGGGTGCGCCGCCGCCGCGACGCCGCCGCATCGCTGGGCGACCCCGCGCTGGTGCGCCGCCTCGCTCCCGCGCTGGAGCGGCTTCCGCGAAGGCGGGTGGCGCTTCTGGTGCTTGCCGCGCTCCTTCTCGGCATCGCCGCCGCGGGGCCGACGTGGGGGCGCGAGCCGGTCGCCGCCCCACGCGTGGCGGACGTGGTGCTGATTCTGGACGCGTCCAACTCCATGCTGGTGGAGGACGTGCGCCCGAACCGCCTGGAGAGGCAGCGGACACTCGCGCGCGACTTCCTGAAGCGCGTGCAGGGCGCGCGCGTCGCCATCGTCGTCTTCGCGGGAGCGGGATACGTGGTCGCCCCGCTGACCCGCGACTACGACGCGCTGGACGCGTACCTGGAAGCGCTCGCCCCGGAGATGGTGCCGCAGGGCGGGACGTCGCTGTCGCACGCGATGCGGCAGGGTGCGGCGCTCCTCTTTGGCGGCCCGGGCGAGCAGGCGCGCGGGGCGCTGGTGCTGATGAGCGACGGCGACGCGCTGGAGGAGCTGCGCGACGTGGAGCTCGCCGCCACGCTGCTGGGCCGCGCCGGAATCGCGGTGCACGCGGTGGGGATCGGCACTCCCGCCGGCGGGCCGGTTCCGGACGTGCAGCCCGGCACCGGGCGGCGTATCGGCTACAAGCGCGACCTGGACGGCTCCATCGCGCGCTCCGCTCTGGGCGAGCCGCTCCTGCAGCGCGTCGCCGCCGTCACGCGCGGCAGCTACCGGCCGATCGGCACGGCGTCGGCGGCGGAGATGGCGGCGGCGGTGAACACCGTGCGCCCCGGCGGGCCGGACTGGACGCAGGTGCGGCCTGGGAACCGGTATGAATGGTTCCTGGGAGCCGCGCTCGTGCTGCTGGCGCTGGATTCGGTGCTGGAGTCGGGGGTGCTGCGGCGGCGGCGGCGCGTGCGCGAGGAGGCGGTGTGGGGGTGA
- a CDS encoding VWA domain-containing protein, which translates to MSFGFEHPWAFALLLLLPLWGWWAAKKRVRPAVTFARTGLLASIAPRSARVWSWLPSAMRAVAFVLLVIALSGPRSGRQIVESESEGIGIVVAMDVSSSMLAEDFRPVNRLGAAKRTLASFVRDRESDRIGLVTFAGEALTMVPLTTDHSMLLTVLESMQVGQLEDGTAIGLGLAAAANRLRRIEGSRVVILLSDGENNRGNVNPRDAARAAAAYGIRVFTIGVGSKTRARIPIARTPAGLRYGFLPVSIDEPLLRDIASLTGGRYFRATDARGLQRIYEVIDQLVKSPVRIRRTVEYRELYLPFLLAGAALFLLEVLFRATRWGRLP; encoded by the coding sequence GTGAGCTTCGGCTTCGAGCACCCGTGGGCGTTCGCGCTCCTTCTGCTCCTCCCGCTCTGGGGGTGGTGGGCGGCGAAGAAGCGCGTGCGCCCCGCCGTCACATTCGCGCGCACGGGCCTCCTGGCGAGCATCGCGCCGCGCAGCGCCCGCGTCTGGTCGTGGCTCCCATCGGCGATGCGGGCGGTCGCGTTCGTCCTCCTGGTGATCGCGCTGTCCGGCCCGCGCTCCGGCCGCCAGATCGTGGAGAGCGAGTCGGAGGGGATCGGGATCGTGGTGGCGATGGACGTGTCGTCGTCGATGCTGGCGGAGGACTTCCGCCCCGTGAACCGTCTGGGCGCGGCCAAGCGGACGCTGGCGAGCTTCGTCCGCGACCGCGAGAGCGACCGAATCGGGCTGGTGACGTTCGCGGGCGAGGCGCTCACGATGGTGCCGCTGACCACCGACCACTCCATGCTCCTCACCGTCCTCGAAAGCATGCAGGTGGGGCAGCTGGAGGATGGCACCGCGATTGGGCTGGGGCTGGCGGCGGCGGCCAATCGCCTGCGCCGCATCGAGGGGTCGCGCGTGGTGATCCTGTTGAGCGACGGCGAGAACAACCGCGGCAACGTCAACCCGCGCGACGCCGCCCGCGCCGCCGCCGCGTACGGCATCCGCGTCTTCACCATCGGCGTGGGCTCCAAGACGCGCGCCCGCATCCCCATCGCGCGGACGCCGGCGGGGCTGCGCTACGGCTTCCTTCCGGTGAGCATCGACGAGCCGCTCCTGCGCGACATCGCGAGCCTCACCGGCGGCCGCTACTTCCGCGCGACGGACGCGCGCGGGCTGCAGCGCATCTACGAGGTCATCGACCAGCTGGTGAAGAGCCCCGTCCGCATCCGCCGCACGGTGGAGTACCGCGAGCTGTACCTCCCCTTCCTGCTGGCGGGCGCGGCGCTCTTCCTCCTGGAAGTCCTCTTCCGCGCGACCCGCTGGGGGAGGCTGCCGTGA
- a CDS encoding DUF58 domain-containing protein — MGLLDLFRRRPSPPALPPPAPLQEILRQVRRVELRTRGLVTSRFSGEYHSVFKGQGIEFVEVREYLPGDDVRTIDWNVSARTGGVFVKKYVEERELTVLLAVDLSGSQRWGTRARFKSEMVVEAAATLAMSAVRNNDRVGLLVFTDRVELFVPPRKGRRHVMRILRDLIAFRPAGRGTDLAASIGYATRLLRSRSIVFVVSDFVVGPALADVDRAFTAASARHDVIPVVLTDPADDELPDAGLLRVRDPETGAEVIVDTSSEEIRERYRDAVRDERMAMRRIFRRLGMEEIALATNEPTSNAVLSFFRRRERRLRQ; from the coding sequence AGCTGCGCACGCGCGGCCTGGTGACGTCGCGCTTCAGCGGCGAGTACCATTCCGTGTTCAAGGGGCAGGGGATCGAGTTCGTGGAGGTGCGCGAGTACCTCCCCGGCGACGACGTGCGCACGATCGACTGGAACGTCTCCGCGCGCACGGGCGGCGTCTTCGTCAAAAAGTACGTGGAGGAGCGCGAGCTTACGGTGCTCCTCGCCGTCGACCTTTCCGGCTCGCAGCGGTGGGGGACGCGCGCGCGCTTCAAATCTGAGATGGTGGTGGAGGCCGCCGCCACGCTGGCGATGTCCGCCGTGCGCAACAACGACCGCGTGGGGCTCCTCGTCTTCACCGACCGCGTGGAGCTCTTCGTGCCGCCGCGAAAGGGGAGGCGCCACGTGATGCGCATCCTGCGCGACCTGATCGCCTTCCGTCCGGCGGGGCGCGGGACGGACCTGGCGGCGTCGATCGGCTACGCGACGCGGCTGCTGCGCTCGCGCTCCATCGTCTTCGTCGTCTCGGATTTCGTCGTCGGCCCCGCGCTGGCCGATGTGGACCGCGCCTTCACGGCCGCCTCGGCGCGCCACGACGTCATCCCCGTCGTCCTGACCGACCCCGCGGACGACGAGCTTCCCGACGCCGGCCTCCTGCGCGTGCGCGATCCCGAGACCGGCGCGGAGGTGATTGTGGACACCAGCTCGGAGGAGATCCGCGAGCGGTACCGCGATGCCGTCCGCGACGAGCGGATGGCGATGCGGCGCATCTTCCGGCGCCTCGGGATGGAGGAGATCGCGCTGGCGACGAATGAGCCGACCTCCAACGCGGTGCTCTCCTTCTTCCGGCGCCGCGAGCGGAGGCTGCGGCAGTGA